Proteins co-encoded in one Stenotrophomonas maltophilia genomic window:
- a CDS encoding AAA family ATPase encodes MHSKPTLDELFDQRRIYPDIDARTRLDRLIGVDDQKARLSKILGLLVHPAGLELWAKRHHPGAATLLDSVLRRPPLVILSGDVGSGKTELAETIGDAVARQEKIDITLFPLSLATRGKGQVGEMTQLLTTAFDYALAEATKLQGRGKSTGGVILLVDEADALTQSRESAQMHHEDRAGVNAFIRGIDRLAQTKVPAAVIMCTNRLNALDPAVRRRAADILTFNRPDSAQRRYVLEHQLRPLGLSSVQIEGLVEATGAKDGQEVGFTYSDITQRLIPSIVLDAYPDRSIESKRALEIARPMQPTPAFQDHG; translated from the coding sequence ATGCACTCAAAGCCAACCCTTGACGAGTTGTTTGATCAACGTCGCATCTATCCGGACATCGACGCCCGCACCCGATTGGATCGGCTGATTGGCGTGGACGATCAGAAGGCTCGCTTGTCGAAGATTCTCGGCCTGCTAGTCCACCCAGCTGGCCTGGAATTGTGGGCCAAGCGCCATCACCCAGGTGCCGCAACGCTGCTTGATTCCGTACTGCGCCGACCTCCTTTGGTCATTCTTTCCGGTGACGTCGGCTCTGGCAAAACCGAATTGGCAGAGACTATCGGTGATGCCGTGGCGCGACAGGAGAAGATTGATATCACCTTGTTCCCGCTCAGCCTGGCCACCCGAGGCAAGGGACAGGTTGGCGAGATGACCCAGCTACTCACCACAGCGTTCGACTACGCGCTGGCAGAAGCGACCAAATTGCAAGGTCGCGGAAAAAGCACCGGAGGGGTCATCTTGCTGGTGGATGAGGCCGATGCGCTGACCCAGTCTCGGGAATCGGCGCAGATGCACCATGAGGATCGAGCAGGGGTCAATGCCTTCATCAGGGGTATCGATCGTCTGGCGCAGACGAAGGTGCCCGCCGCCGTGATCATGTGCACCAATCGCCTCAACGCGCTGGATCCGGCCGTACGCCGTCGCGCCGCTGACATTTTGACCTTCAACCGTCCTGATTCAGCTCAGCGACGCTACGTCCTGGAACACCAGTTGCGACCGCTGGGTCTATCCTCCGTGCAGATCGAAGGGCTGGTAGAGGCCACTGGAGCGAAGGATGGACAAGAGGTCGGCTTCACCTACTCTGACATCACACAGCGGTTGATCCCCTCGATCGTACTAGATGCTTATCCAGACCGATCGATTGAGAGCAAACGCGCGCTTGAGATTGCTCGCCCAATGCAGCCAACGCCGGCGTTTCAGGATCATGGCTGA
- a CDS encoding DUF6602 domain-containing protein has translation MSQWSLSQLLSSLHEDVQLRLATVRKTFNHPGSKGDASENVWISLLDTYLPKRYQAAKAHVVDSQGNFSQQIDVVIFDRQYSPFIFTYEGEIIVPAESVYAVFEAKQTANAELVAYAQQKVASVRQLQRTSLPIPHAGGVYPPKALMPILGGLLTFESDWSPALGPSLERALTANPGDGRLDLGCVAAHGHFFFDHSKDRYLFVNENKPATAFLFKLIAQLQFSGTVPMIDVEAYGQWLTK, from the coding sequence ATGTCCCAATGGTCACTTTCACAGCTGCTTTCTTCATTGCATGAGGATGTTCAGCTGCGCCTTGCCACTGTCCGGAAGACGTTCAATCACCCAGGGTCCAAGGGGGATGCCAGTGAGAACGTGTGGATCAGCTTGCTGGATACCTACCTACCAAAGCGCTATCAAGCTGCGAAGGCACACGTGGTGGATAGTCAAGGAAATTTCAGCCAGCAGATTGATGTGGTGATTTTCGATCGGCAGTATTCACCGTTTATTTTCACCTACGAGGGTGAAATCATTGTTCCTGCCGAGAGCGTCTATGCGGTGTTCGAAGCCAAGCAGACAGCGAATGCAGAGCTGGTGGCGTACGCCCAGCAGAAGGTGGCAAGCGTTCGACAGTTGCAGCGCACTAGCCTGCCAATCCCGCACGCGGGTGGGGTCTATCCGCCAAAGGCCTTGATGCCAATTCTTGGCGGGCTGCTGACCTTTGAAAGTGACTGGAGTCCAGCGCTTGGGCCCTCCCTGGAAAGGGCACTGACCGCCAATCCCGGCGACGGGCGCTTGGACCTTGGCTGCGTTGCTGCGCATGGTCACTTCTTCTTTGACCATTCCAAGGATCGCTATCTCTTTGTGAATGAGAACAAGCCCGCGACGGCGTTCCTCTTCAAACTCATCGCCCAACTTCAGTTCAGTGGGACCGTACCGATGATTGATGTTGAGGCTTACGGCCAGTGGCTGACGAAGTGA
- a CDS encoding RHS repeat-associated core domain-containing protein: protein MVSNRNRWNVLLIGLLLGLVGAVGPSQQLFASGTSAENASRAAERTGAPGIQKSLRLPEGQLLLVSSSGAELQLQHSVGSQVSRRWSLPQVRRNPSLTIMPDGRVLIWGGRDGQGRLQQDGLWFDPQLRVLEPALGLPMSARSGHTATVLTDGRVLFAGGDGEGSGYEVWSPDLGQLIQPEGTAPRSGHRAVLRADGQVDLLNGGAGSVGSRADMLFDPASNKVVVRGPEPVSRSSSEGLAGALPMQNAKDVNVDARLALRFTEPARLDDLNDANITLFGPGGTTRAHIVAAEGGRLVFVKPARSLFPNAPYTLMVDGVRTQQGRALPLMMVDFTTVSLSPDAAAQGASADASKTVQSQSNVRYCGGRARVPQPCARASSMHEGVWTPGQDNLGDHWRMLGRQPELSYLGFMPAFYKALGKTALAGTVLRTDGVPVAGVAVSVGSNSARTNQSGQFLLYDVPAGRQRVYVDGTTANSAGYEYGQFVAGVDVKEGELTQVPFTMWLPRITERDKIKISSPSAKDLTLTHPDLPGMELHLPAGTVIRDQKGKIVTEVAIVPTPINRSPYPLPANFSMYFTLQPGGAVLQGLTPKAGRGATVHYPNYDRHPEGTRADFWLYDAMEGWRVYGQGRVNKEETQFVPEPGVALHEVVSFGAAVSPNDPAPEEGMPPDPQECGECNAGTGSNATAGDPIDLRTGRFTYQETDISIADVMPLILGRNYRPSDSVKREFGIGTGAGFNYRIARKNSYAQMQLVLPNGTPLVFQQTSGSEAYGTWRYNGKHGFSGAVLASESEGGWKYRLKLRDGSQMTFEQYSPNRIKTVQDRFGNTIEYQYDAGRVSRIVSPHGRHIDLNYDAQNRIISAVDPLGTTWRYEYNALGMLAKVIYPDSSFRRYGYKTYGKAPVQQHLLNEIYDQRGNRLLFNEYQETDLIGTGVITTGQVVRQTLADGAVYAIQYDHFDGTNNGTLVTHPDGSQRRVVFNGGLYPASDTLAYGTSLAQEYKFERDADGRMLARIDPLGRRTEYQYDGEGQLVRTTRLAGTPGAIESRATFNAEGRVTALTDPLGRVTHFEYDRGCLSKVTNPLGHSSTFGCNSSGQLETLTDALSNTSFAYYVGADLAATRDPLGRGTTYRHDALGRVIASEGPNGELVRSEYDPQGRMVRAVMAAGEVVELAYDPNGNLTDVLLPHNGGLSYDFDNRNRMIKRTDGLGQVETWAYDVMSRPTRYTDRRGFTSHYEYDALGRHILTTYHDGTTVASTYDAGNRRLSLNDSASGVLAWEYDGLDRIVRVVSAQGEVNYGYDLVGRRTSMVADNQPEMRYIYDDGDRLIGQQQLGEVVEYTYDSVNRRTSMTLPNQVRAGYAYNEGSQLTGLAWSRGGQALGNLGYAYDNRGLVVSQTGTFSSKSLPSASIGENSFDDNQRQTRYNGQTLTYDANGNLLTYEGRVLEWNSRNELVRVSEAGEVVAEYKYDGLGRRVTKAEKGVVTSYLYDGLTAVQETRGGARNPVFTGLGVDERFARNAGGERAYFLTDHLGSTIALSSASGDLLVAYDADPYGGSSSTQGYDNPYRYTGRELDENGLYYYRARYYHSGMGRFISEDPIGLRGGVNMYAYVSGNPVSAIDPLGLRNVHKTAVAVGNAVNAGRLFSVGTLRVAAGLGLEGTGVGAPAGSATLGLGVWNLTSGQKAWARAQQQWAEAACEDSSNYTRGEVIKTYSGLLPWGTETDDPNEPFWIEVLEQRIRDARRSPWEFIQEVGTMGL, encoded by the coding sequence ATGGTCAGCAATCGCAATCGTTGGAACGTTCTCTTGATCGGCCTTTTGCTGGGCCTGGTCGGGGCTGTGGGGCCGTCCCAGCAGCTGTTCGCATCCGGTACGTCCGCGGAGAATGCATCCAGGGCGGCTGAGCGCACTGGCGCTCCTGGTATCCAGAAGTCACTCCGGCTTCCGGAAGGCCAGTTGTTGCTGGTCTCCTCCAGTGGCGCCGAACTTCAGCTGCAGCACTCGGTTGGAAGCCAGGTTTCACGGCGCTGGTCGCTGCCTCAGGTTCGCAGGAATCCAAGCCTGACCATCATGCCTGACGGGCGCGTGTTGATCTGGGGCGGGCGGGATGGCCAGGGAAGGCTGCAGCAGGATGGGCTATGGTTCGATCCGCAGCTGCGTGTGCTTGAGCCTGCGCTTGGGTTGCCGATGAGTGCGCGGAGTGGCCATACAGCAACCGTGTTGACAGACGGCCGCGTGTTGTTTGCCGGTGGTGACGGGGAGGGTAGCGGCTACGAGGTCTGGAGCCCTGACTTGGGGCAGCTGATTCAGCCAGAGGGTACTGCGCCGCGCTCAGGCCATAGGGCGGTGCTGCGCGCAGACGGCCAGGTCGATCTTCTCAATGGCGGAGCAGGGTCCGTTGGCTCACGCGCGGATATGCTGTTCGATCCAGCCAGCAACAAGGTCGTAGTTCGTGGGCCAGAGCCGGTGTCACGGTCATCGTCTGAAGGGTTGGCCGGCGCGCTCCCCATGCAGAACGCCAAGGACGTCAATGTGGACGCCCGTCTTGCTCTTCGTTTCACCGAGCCTGCGCGACTGGATGACCTCAACGACGCGAACATCACTTTGTTCGGGCCAGGTGGAACGACGAGGGCACACATCGTAGCGGCCGAAGGGGGGCGCCTTGTCTTTGTGAAGCCGGCGCGGTCGCTCTTCCCAAATGCTCCCTATACCCTGATGGTTGATGGCGTTCGTACACAGCAGGGTAGGGCGCTTCCCCTGATGATGGTGGACTTCACAACGGTGTCGCTCTCTCCGGACGCTGCTGCCCAGGGAGCGTCGGCCGACGCCAGCAAGACTGTCCAGTCACAAAGCAATGTCCGTTACTGCGGTGGTCGAGCTCGGGTGCCTCAGCCCTGTGCGCGCGCGAGCAGCATGCACGAAGGCGTTTGGACGCCAGGGCAGGACAACTTGGGCGACCATTGGCGCATGCTCGGCCGGCAACCGGAACTTTCCTACCTGGGATTCATGCCAGCCTTCTACAAGGCACTTGGTAAGACTGCCCTGGCCGGAACGGTGCTGCGCACCGATGGCGTGCCAGTGGCCGGTGTGGCTGTCAGTGTGGGTTCCAACAGCGCCCGGACCAACCAGAGTGGGCAGTTCCTTCTGTACGATGTCCCTGCCGGGCGCCAGCGCGTCTATGTCGACGGTACGACTGCCAACAGTGCTGGCTATGAGTACGGACAGTTCGTTGCGGGCGTGGATGTGAAGGAGGGTGAGCTCACCCAGGTCCCGTTCACCATGTGGTTGCCGCGCATCACTGAGCGGGACAAGATCAAGATCTCCTCTCCCAGTGCCAAGGACCTGACGCTTACTCATCCGGATCTACCGGGGATGGAGCTGCATCTTCCTGCTGGCACGGTGATTCGGGATCAGAAGGGCAAGATCGTGACAGAAGTGGCGATCGTCCCCACGCCGATCAACCGCTCGCCCTATCCGCTCCCGGCGAACTTCTCCATGTACTTCACCCTGCAACCCGGCGGCGCCGTTCTGCAGGGTCTTACGCCGAAAGCTGGCAGGGGAGCCACTGTCCACTATCCGAACTACGACCGTCATCCAGAAGGGACGCGTGCCGACTTCTGGCTCTACGACGCCATGGAAGGGTGGCGTGTGTACGGCCAAGGGCGGGTAAACAAGGAAGAGACTCAGTTCGTCCCGGAGCCGGGAGTTGCGCTTCACGAAGTGGTGAGCTTTGGTGCGGCGGTCAGTCCGAACGACCCGGCTCCGGAGGAGGGGATGCCTCCAGACCCGCAGGAGTGCGGCGAATGCAATGCCGGTACCGGCAGCAACGCGACAGCGGGTGACCCGATTGATCTTCGAACAGGGCGATTCACATACCAGGAAACCGACATCTCGATTGCCGACGTGATGCCGCTGATCCTGGGGCGGAACTATCGACCCAGCGATTCGGTGAAGCGCGAGTTCGGCATCGGAACTGGCGCCGGCTTCAACTATCGCATTGCCAGGAAGAACAGCTATGCCCAGATGCAGCTCGTACTTCCCAACGGCACACCTTTGGTGTTTCAGCAGACCTCGGGAAGTGAGGCCTACGGCACCTGGCGCTACAACGGAAAGCATGGTTTCTCGGGCGCCGTCCTCGCCTCTGAAAGCGAGGGCGGGTGGAAGTACCGGCTGAAACTGCGCGACGGGAGCCAGATGACCTTCGAGCAGTACAGCCCCAATCGAATCAAGACGGTTCAGGACCGCTTTGGGAACACGATCGAGTACCAGTACGATGCGGGTCGTGTGAGCCGGATAGTGTCGCCCCATGGGCGGCATATTGACCTGAACTACGATGCCCAGAACCGGATCATCTCAGCGGTTGATCCACTCGGTACGACATGGCGGTACGAGTACAACGCCTTGGGTATGCTGGCGAAGGTGATCTATCCGGACAGTTCGTTCCGGCGGTATGGATACAAGACCTATGGAAAGGCGCCGGTTCAGCAGCATCTCCTGAATGAGATCTACGATCAACGAGGGAATCGGTTGCTCTTCAACGAGTACCAAGAGACTGATCTGATCGGGACCGGCGTGATCACCACTGGGCAGGTGGTTCGTCAGACGCTGGCCGATGGAGCGGTGTACGCAATTCAGTACGATCATTTCGATGGCACGAACAATGGGACACTGGTCACCCATCCAGATGGAAGTCAGCGGCGCGTAGTGTTCAACGGTGGCCTTTATCCGGCATCGGATACGCTGGCCTACGGCACGTCTCTCGCCCAGGAGTATAAATTTGAGCGGGACGCGGACGGGCGCATGCTGGCCCGGATAGATCCACTCGGCAGGCGGACTGAGTACCAGTACGATGGAGAGGGGCAACTCGTGCGCACGACGAGGCTGGCTGGTACTCCGGGTGCCATTGAGTCGCGAGCAACCTTCAACGCGGAGGGTCGGGTGACGGCGTTGACTGATCCTTTGGGGCGCGTGACGCACTTCGAGTACGATCGCGGGTGCTTGTCGAAAGTCACTAACCCCTTGGGCCATAGCAGCACATTTGGTTGCAACAGCTCGGGACAGCTAGAAACCCTGACCGATGCGCTGTCAAATACGTCTTTCGCATACTACGTGGGAGCCGATCTGGCCGCCACGCGCGATCCATTGGGCCGCGGAACGACCTATCGTCATGATGCGCTGGGGCGTGTGATCGCCAGTGAAGGGCCGAATGGTGAGCTGGTGCGCTCGGAGTACGACCCGCAGGGGAGAATGGTCAGGGCGGTTATGGCGGCAGGTGAGGTAGTCGAACTCGCTTACGACCCGAATGGCAATCTGACAGATGTCTTGCTTCCCCATAACGGGGGGCTTTCCTACGATTTCGACAATCGAAATCGCATGATCAAGAGAACCGATGGTCTTGGGCAAGTCGAGACGTGGGCCTATGACGTTATGAGTCGGCCTACAAGGTACACCGATCGACGTGGATTCACGAGTCACTACGAATACGATGCGCTCGGTCGTCATATCCTGACCACCTATCACGACGGAACGACCGTTGCGTCCACCTATGATGCAGGTAACCGAAGGCTGTCATTGAATGACTCGGCGTCGGGTGTCCTCGCCTGGGAGTACGACGGGCTAGACAGAATCGTGAGGGTCGTCAGCGCACAAGGCGAGGTGAATTACGGCTACGATCTGGTCGGCCGGCGCACCTCGATGGTCGCGGACAATCAGCCGGAGATGCGATACATCTATGACGACGGTGATCGACTGATTGGTCAGCAGCAGCTCGGTGAGGTGGTTGAGTACACATATGACTCAGTGAACCGAAGAACGAGTATGACGCTGCCCAACCAGGTGAGGGCGGGCTATGCATACAACGAAGGAAGCCAGCTGACTGGCCTTGCATGGAGCCGCGGGGGGCAGGCACTTGGTAATCTTGGCTACGCATATGACAATCGGGGTCTTGTTGTTTCCCAGACCGGAACCTTCTCCTCCAAGTCTCTCCCAAGCGCTAGCATTGGAGAGAACAGCTTCGATGACAATCAGCGGCAGACACGCTACAACGGCCAGACGTTGACCTATGACGCCAACGGCAATCTGCTGACCTACGAAGGTCGCGTCCTTGAGTGGAATTCCCGAAATGAGCTTGTGCGCGTTTCTGAGGCTGGTGAAGTTGTCGCTGAGTACAAGTACGATGGGCTCGGTCGCAGGGTGACGAAAGCCGAAAAGGGGGTGGTGACTAGCTATCTATACGACGGCTTGACTGCTGTACAGGAGACGCGCGGCGGAGCTCGTAACCCTGTTTTTACAGGCCTGGGAGTGGATGAGAGGTTCGCTCGCAATGCGGGGGGGGAGCGGGCGTATTTCTTGACAGACCATTTGGGAAGCACGATCGCTCTTTCAAGTGCTTCAGGAGATCTGCTTGTCGCGTACGATGCCGATCCATACGGTGGCTCAAGCAGTACCCAAGGCTACGACAACCCGTATAGGTACACCGGTCGCGAGCTCGACGAGAACGGCCTCTACTACTATCGCGCTCGCTATTACCATTCAGGCATGGGGCGATTCATCTCAGAAGATCCCATCGGGCTTCGTGGGGGGGTCAATATGTACGCCTATGTAAGCGGCAATCCCGTCAGCGCAATTGATCCGCTTGGCCTAAGGAATGTGCATAAGACCGCCGTGGCAGTTGGTAATGCTGTGAATGCCGGGCGGCTCTTTTCCGTGGGCACGCTGCGTGTTGCGGCCGGTCTTGGATTGGAGGGGACGGGCGTAGGGGCTCCTGCCGGATCCGCGACCCTGGGGCTGGGAGTATGGAATCTCACTAGTGGGCAAAAAGCATGGGCCCGCGCGCAGCAGCAGTGGGCTGAAGCGGCATGTGAGGATAGCAGCAACTACACGAGGGGCGAGGTTATCAAGACATATTCCGGACTTCTCCCCTGGGGAACCGAGACCGACGATCCTAATGAGCCTTTCTGGATCGAGGTGCTGGAGCAGCGGATCAGGGATGCCCGGAGATCTCCGTGGGAGTTTATTCAGGAAGTGGGGACAATGGGATTATGA
- a CDS encoding CBASS oligonucleotide cyclase → MGTQHVGHRELVNFADDRVNLPRDKANELRAQARGLRERLETYLGQHPDFTLRKMILSGSLAKGTALRSLNDIDVACYISGADAPKDIGRLLEYLAERLRKAYPNFKPEQVKPQTYSVTVSFQGSGLDVDVVPILYDGDPDWYGNLVSQDDGSFLRTSIPRHLEFAKRRKQLQPSDFVQVVRLVKFWARRMKTEVPGFRFKSFMIEMILAKLCDEGRDFSNYPEALQHFFTYVAQSGLREQIAFQDYYPTAIIAAFSEPMQIIDPVNEKNNVAKLYGHAQVDAIVEAALDAGDAIDAALAAPTKQETVRYWQKVFGSSFQA, encoded by the coding sequence ATGGGAACGCAGCACGTAGGCCATAGGGAGCTTGTCAATTTTGCCGACGATCGGGTCAATCTGCCACGCGATAAAGCCAATGAGCTACGCGCGCAGGCGCGTGGACTGAGAGAGCGTCTGGAGACCTACCTAGGGCAGCACCCGGATTTCACCCTTCGAAAGATGATCCTTTCGGGAAGTCTGGCAAAAGGCACCGCATTGCGGTCGCTCAACGACATTGACGTGGCCTGTTACATCAGTGGGGCAGACGCCCCCAAGGACATTGGGAGGCTGCTGGAGTACTTGGCAGAGCGGCTTCGAAAGGCTTATCCAAATTTCAAGCCCGAACAAGTCAAGCCCCAGACTTACTCCGTAACAGTCTCGTTCCAAGGTTCTGGGCTGGATGTGGACGTGGTGCCGATCCTCTATGACGGCGATCCTGACTGGTATGGCAACCTAGTCAGTCAGGATGATGGCTCGTTCTTGAGAACCAGCATTCCCCGGCACCTAGAGTTTGCCAAGCGGCGTAAACAATTGCAGCCTTCGGATTTTGTGCAGGTGGTGCGCTTGGTCAAGTTCTGGGCAAGGCGCATGAAGACGGAAGTTCCCGGCTTTCGTTTCAAGTCCTTCATGATCGAGATGATCCTGGCAAAGCTGTGCGATGAGGGGCGTGATTTCTCCAACTACCCCGAAGCGCTCCAGCACTTCTTCACCTACGTGGCGCAGAGCGGCCTTCGCGAACAAATCGCATTCCAGGATTACTACCCTACCGCCATTATCGCCGCCTTCTCCGAGCCTATGCAGATCATTGATCCGGTGAACGAGAAGAACAACGTGGCCAAATTGTACGGTCACGCGCAGGTCGATGCCATTGTCGAGGCGGCATTGGATGCCGGCGACGCGATTGATGCGGCACTGGCTGCACCGACCAAGCAGGAGACCGTGCGCTACTGGCAAAAGGTCTTCGGCTCTTCCTTCCAAGCGTGA